One Myxococcota bacterium genomic window carries:
- the rpsF gene encoding 30S ribosomal protein S6, which produces MREYEFVYVIQPDATVERETEIHGRIDGVISDHKGRLLLRDDWGKRRLAYEIRKFQKGHYFQVNFLGLGKEVAEIERLMRIDADILRYLSVLANDEVKDIETRVIEAAKQAEEQARRRAEREKERAEREERERERERNGGGPLDDDDDARFDDRGDRGDRFGRDDDEE; this is translated from the coding sequence ATGCGTGAGTACGAGTTCGTCTACGTGATCCAGCCCGACGCGACCGTCGAGCGCGAGACCGAGATCCACGGCCGCATCGACGGGGTCATCAGCGACCACAAGGGGCGCCTGCTCCTGCGCGACGACTGGGGCAAGCGGCGCCTCGCCTACGAGATCCGCAAGTTCCAGAAGGGTCACTACTTCCAGGTGAACTTCCTGGGCCTGGGCAAGGAGGTCGCCGAGATCGAGCGCCTGATGCGCATCGACGCCGACATCCTGCGCTACCTGTCGGTGCTCGCGAACGACGAGGTGAAGGACATCGAGACCCGCGTCATCGAGGCCGCGAAGCAGGCCGAAGAGCAGGCGCGGCGCCGCGCAGAACGCGAGAAGGAGCGCGCCGAGCGCGAGGAGCGCGAGCGCGAACGCGAGCGCAACGGCGGCGGCCCGCTCGACGACGACGACGATGCGCGATTCGACGATCGCGGTGACCGCGGCGACCGCTTCGGCCGCGACGACGACGAGGAGTAA
- the rpsR gene encoding 30S ribosomal protein S18: protein MVEVIAKRPQKKRRRTGRKMFSRHKVCRFCADKELEIDYKDAKTLRIFLTERSKIIPRRISGNCARHQRKLTTEIKRSRHLALLPYTSAHT from the coding sequence ATGGTCGAAGTGATTGCGAAGCGCCCGCAGAAGAAGCGCCGCCGCACCGGCCGCAAGATGTTCTCGCGCCACAAGGTCTGCCGCTTCTGCGCGGACAAGGAGCTCGAGATCGACTACAAGGACGCCAAGACGCTGCGCATCTTCCTGACGGAGCGCTCGAAGATCATCCCGCGCCGCATCAGCGGGAACTGCGCGCGCCACCAGCGCAAGCTGACCACCGAGATCAAGCGCTCGCGCCACCTCGCGCTCCTGCCGTACACGTCGGCGCACACCTAG